Proteins from a genomic interval of Equus quagga isolate Etosha38 chromosome 11, UCLA_HA_Equagga_1.0, whole genome shotgun sequence:
- the CASKIN2 gene encoding caskin-2 produces the protein MGREQDLILAVKNGDVTGVQKLVAKVKASKTKLLGSTKRLNVNYQDADGFSALHHAALGGSLELIALLLEAQATVDIKDSNGMRPLHYAAWQGRLEPVRLLLRASAAVNAASLDGQIPLHLAAQYGHYEVSEMLLQHQSNPCLVNKAKKTPLDLACEFGRLKVAQLLLNSHLCVALLEGEAKDPCDPNYTTPLHLAAKNGHREVIRQLLRAGIEINRQTKTGTALHEAALYGKTEVVRLLLEGGVDVNIRNTYNQTALDIVNQFTTSQASREIKQLLREASGILKVRALKDFWNLHDPTALNVRAGDVITVLEQHPDGRWKGHIHESQRGTDRVGYFPPGIVEVVSKRVGVPAARLPSAPTPLRPGFSRTPQPPADDPLHPLTYGQLPRVGLSPDSPAGDRNSVGSEGSVGSIRSAGSGQSSEGTNGHGTGLLIENAQPLPSAGEDQVLPGLHPPSLADNLSHRSLANYRSGEQLFTQDVRPEQLLEGKDAQAIHNWLSEFQLEGYTTHFLQAGYDVPTISRMTPEDLTAIGVTKPGHRKKIASEIAQLSIAEWLPNYIPADLLEWLCALGLPQYHKHLVSSGYDSMGLVAELTWEELQEIGVNKLGHQKKLMLGVKRLAELRRGLLQGEAPGEGGCRLARGPELMAIEGLENGDGPAAAGPRLLTFQGSELSPELQAAMAGGGPEPLPLPPARSPSQESIGARSRGSGHSQEQPAPQPNGGDPSTPQERNLPEGTERPPKLCPPLPSQGPPAYVFMYPQSSPSSPAPGPPPGPPRAFSYLAGPSATPPDPPRPKRRSHSLSRPGPAEGEAEGEAEGPVGSALGSYATLTRRPGRSALARNSPSPTPTRGAPRSQSFALRARRKGPPPPPPKRLSSVSGPTPEPPPLDGSPGPKEGTAGPRRRTLSEPTGPSEPPGPPAPAGPASDTEEEPGPEGTPPSRGSSGEGLPFAEEGNLTIKQRPKPAGPPPRETAVPAGLDFNLTESDTVKRRPKCREREPLQTALLAFGVAGAIPSSSAPLPSQTPSESPSSASPSPPRPDPTNLPTQGSPAPLSPSPPTQPHVCPCPGPTLENSAGNRRHGETETPTPPAALIKVPGAGTAPKPVSVACTQLAFSGPKLAPRPGPRPVPPPRPESTGAMGSGRAQQRLEQTSSSLAAALRAAEKSIGTEEREGPPGTSTKHILDDISTMFDALADQLDAMLD, from the exons ATGGGTCGTGAACAGGACCTGATTCTCGCTGTCAAGAACGGAGATGTGACTGGTGTGCAGAAACTGGTGGCTAAGGTCAAGGCTTCTAAGACAA AGCTCCTGGGCTCCACAAAGAGACTCAACGTCAACTACCAGGATGCTGATGG gttctctgctctccaccatgCTGCCTTGGGGGGCAGCCTGGAGCTCATAGCCTTGCTGCTGGAGGCTCAGGCCACCGTTGACATCAAGGACAGCAATG GCATGCGGCCGCTGCACTACGCGGCCTGGCAGGGCCGGCTGGAGCCCGTGAGGCTGCTACTGCGGGCCTCTGCAGCTGTCAATGCCGCGTCGCTGGACGGGCAGATCCCGCTGCACTTGGCTGCCCAGTACGGACACTATGAGGTG tcagAAATGCTCCTCCAGCATCAGTCCAACCCGTGTCTGGTCAACAAAGCCAAGAAGACGCCCCTGGATCTGGCCTGTGAATTTGGGCGGCTCAAG gtggcccagctgCTTCTGAACAGCCACTTATGTGTGGCACTGCTGGAGGGCGAGGCCAAGGACCCATGTGACCCCAACTATACCACACCCCTGCACTTGGCTGCCAAGAATGGCCACAGAGAGGTCATCAG GCAGCTCCTGAGAGCCGGGATTGAGATCAACCGCCAGACCAAGACAGGCACGGCGCTCCACGAGGCTGCACTGTATGGCAAGACCGAGGTGGTGCGGCTGCTCCTGGAG GGTGGGGTGGATGTCAACATTCGGAATACGTATAACCAGACTGCGCTGGACATTGTGAATCAGTTCACCACCTCCCAGGCCAGCCGGGAGATCAAGCAGCTACTGCGGG AGGCCTCGGGCATCCTCAAGGTCAGAGCGCTCAAGGATTTCTGGAACCTCCACGATCCCACTGCCCTCAATGTCCGGGCAGGGGACGTCATCACG GTGCTTGAGCAGCATCCCGATGGCCGCTGGAAGGGCCACATCCATGAGAGCCAGAGGGGCACAGACCGTGTGGGCTACTTCCCCCCGGGCATCGTCGAGGTGGTCAGCAAGCGGGTGGGCGTCCCTGCGGCCCGCCTCCCCTCTGCACCCACTCCCCTGCGCCCTGGCTTCTCCCGGACACCGCAGCCCCCTGCTGACGACCCCCTGCACCCTCTTACCTATGGCCAGCTCCCTCGGGTGGGCCTCAGCCCAGACAGCCCAG CAGGTGACAGGAATAGCGTGGGCAGCGAGGGCAGCGTGGGCAGCATCCGCAGTGCTGGCAGCGGGCAGAGTTCCGAGGGCACCAATGGCCACGGCACTGGCCTCCTTATTGAGAATGCCCAG CCACTGCCCTCTGCCGGAGAGGACCAGGTGCTGCCAGGACTGCACCCTCCATCCCTGGCAG ACAACCTGAGTCACCGCTCTCTGGCCAACTACCGCTCTGGGGAGCAGCTCTTCACCCAGGATGTGAGGCCGGAGCAGCTGCTGGAGGGGAAG GATGCTCAGGCCATTCATAACTGGCTGAGTGAGTTCCAGTTAGAGGGCTACACCACCCATTTTCTGCAGGCTGGCTACGACGTGCCAACCATCAGCCGCATGACGCCTGAG GATCTGACGGCCATTGGGGTGACCAAGCCTGGGCACAGGAAGAAGATCGCTTCAGAGATAGCCCAGCTCAGCATTGCCGAGTGGCTGCCCAACTACATTCCA GCGGACTTGCTGGAGTGGCTGTGTGCGCTGGGGCTGCCGCAGTACCACAAGCACTTGGTGAGCAGTGGCTACGACTCCATGGGGCTGGTGGCCGAGCTCACCTGGGAGGAGCTGCAGGAGATCGGCGTCAACAAGCTTG GTCATCAGAAGAAGCTTATGCTGGGGGTGAAGCGGCTGGCTGAGCTTCGGCGGGGCCTACTCCAGGGGGAGGCCCCAGGTGAAGGTGGCTGTCGGCTGGCCAGGGGCCCGGAGCTGATGGCCATCGAGGGACTAGAGAATGGGGATGGCCCAGCTGCGGCTGGTCCACGCCTCCTGACCTTTCAGGGCAGTGAGCTGAGCCCAGAGTTACAGGCAGCCATGGCGGGGGGTGGCCCCGAgccactccccctgccccctgcccgcTCCCCCAGCCAGGAGAGCATTGGAGCACGCTCACGAGGGTCTGGTCACTCACAGGAACAGCCTGCCCCCCAGCCCAATGGTGGAGACCCCAGCACCCCACAGGAGAGGAACCTTCCAGAGGGCACAGAGAGACCCCCTAAGCTTTGTCCCCCACTTCCTAGCCAGGGGCCCCCTGCTTATGTTTTTATGTACCCGCAGAGCTcgccctccagcccagccccagggccacctCCTGGTCCACCCCGGGCCTTCTCCTACttggctggcccctctgccactCCTCCCGACCCGCCTCGGCCCAAGCGCCGGTCCCACAGCCTGAGCCGCCCTGGGCCGGCCGAAGGGGAAGCAGAAGGGGAGGCCGAAGGGCCAGTGGGCAGTGCCTTGGGCAGTTATGCCACCCTTACTCGGCGACCAGGACGCAGCGCCCTAGCCCGGAATAGCCCTAGCCCGACCCCAACTCGAGGGGCTCCCCGAAGCCAGTCCTTTGCCCTGCGGGCCCGTCGCAAAGgcccaccgcccccaccccctaAACGCCTCAGTTCTGTCTCTGGCCCCACCCCGGAGCCGCCTCCATTGGATGGAAGCCCAGGGCCCAAGGAAGGGACTGCGGGGCCCCGAAGACGAACACTGAGTGAACCAACGGGCCCATCGGAGCCCCCTGGCCCACCTGCCCCAGCTGGGCCTGCTTCGGAcacagaggaggagccagggccCGAGGGGACACCCCCATCTCGGGGCAGCTCAGGGGAAGGGCTACCATTTGCAGAGGAGGGGAACCTGACTATCAAACAGCGGCCAAAGCCAGCTGGCCCTCCACCCCGGGAGACGGCTGTGCCCGCCGGCCTCGATTTCAACCTCACAGAGTCAGACACTGTTAAGCGGAGGCCCAAATGCCGCGAGAGAGAGCCCCTGCAGACGGCACTTCTAGCCTTTGGAGTGGCTGGTGCCATTCCCAGCTCCTCTgcccccctgccctcccagacCCCCAGCGAGTCCCCCTCCTCAGCTTCTCCCAGCCCTCCTCGGCCTGACCCTACCAACCTTCCAACTCAAGGGTCCCCAGCCCCTCTTTCCCCCAGCCCCCCAACCCAGCCCCACGtgtgcccctgccctgggccaaCTCTGGAAAACTCAGCAGGCAATCGGCGGCATGGGGAGACAGAGACCCCAACTCCCCCTGCGGCCCTCATCAAGGTGCCTGGAGCAG GAACAGCCCCTAAGCCTGTGTCTGTGGCCTGCACCCAGCTGGCATTTTCTGGCCCTAAGCTGGCTCCCCGGCCAGGCCCCCGCCCGGTGCCCCCTCCAAGGCCGGAGAGCACTGGGGCCATGGGCTCAGGCCGGGCCCAGCAGAGACTGGAGCAGACCAGCTCATCCCTGGCAGCTGCGCTACGGGCAGCAGAGAAGAGCATTGGCACTGAGGAGCGAGAGGG CCCCCCTGGCACTTCCACCAAGCACATTCTGGATGACATCAGCACCATGTTCGATGCCCTGGCTGACCAGCTGGATGCCATGCTGGACTGA
- the TSEN54 gene encoding tRNA-splicing endonuclease subunit Sen54 isoform X2: protein MEPGAEPAAVEVPAGRVLSARELLAARSRSQKLPQRSHGPKDFLPDGSAAQAERLRLCREELWQLLAEERVERLGSLVTAEWRPEEGFVELKSPAGKFWQTMGFSEQGRQRLHPEEALYLLECEAYQLLLTEDTVTFLQYQVFSHLKRLGYVVRRFQPSSILSPYERQLNLDGSAQHLADWHGKRKRSASSRSINKKPKALENPLQGVDGTLERLAASSPPPRNQNSRCPEEKPRESSPVKGPAGPFQLLGSPEPCSVLTREGVGCRNESGKVENGVQGACKPRWNFEQISFPNMASDSRHTLLPAPAPELLPANITGRETDTKSWCQKLNQRKEKLSRREREQQAEAQHFREDVNSDPEVQRCSSWWEYKQLLQRRHLQKTQSRPPHLWDQPVTPLLSPGQADSPATVLQQISVLQMTHLADGGARLLEKAGGLEISFDVYQADAVASFRKNNPGKPHARMCISGFDEPVPDLCTLKRLSYQSGDVPLIFALVDHGDISFYSFRDFTLPRDLEH from the exons ATGGAGCCCGGAGCTGAGCCCGCCGCCGTGGAGGTTCCCGCCGGGCGCGTGCTCAG cgCCCGGGAGCTCCTCGCCGCCCGCTCGCGGTCCCAGAAGCTCCCCCAGCGCTCTCATGGCCCCAAAGACTTCCTCCCCGACGGCTCGGCGGCCCAGGCCGAGCGGCTGCGCCTGTGCCGCGAGGAGCTCTGGCAGCTGCTGGCCGAGGAGCGCGTGGAGCGCCT GGGCAGCTTGGTGACCGCCGAGTGGAGACCGGAAGAGGGCTTCGTGGAGTTGAAGTCTCCCGCG GGTAAATTCTGGCAGACCATGGGCTTCTCAGAGCAGGGCCGGCAGCGGCTTCACCCCGAAGAGGCTTTGTATCTGCTGGAGTGT GAGGCCTACCAGCTGCTGCTGACCGAGGACACTGTGACTTTCCTGCAGTACCAG gtctTCAGCCACCTGAAGAGACTGGGCTATGTGGTTCGACGATTCCAACCAAG CTCGATCTTGTCACCTTACGAGAGGCAGCTGAACTTGGATGGCAGTGCCCAGCACTTGGCAGATTGGCATGGCAAGAGGAAGAGGAGCGCCAGCTCTCG GTCCATTAATAAGAAGCCCAAGGCCCTGGAGAACCCCCTGCAGGGGGTGGATGGGACACTCGAGAGACTGGCAGCCTCCAGCCCACCTCCCCGCAACCAGAACAGCCGATGCCCAGAGGAGAAACCCCGGGAGTCAAGCCCTGTAAAGGGCCCAGCAGGCCCTTTTCAGCTTCTGGGGTCCCCGGAGCCCTGCTCTGTCCTgaccagggagggggtggggtgcagaAACGAGAGTGGCAAAGTAGAGAATGGGGTCCAGGGGGCTTGTAAGCCACGCTGGAACTTTGAGCAGATCTCCTTCCCCAACATGGCTTCAGATAGTCGCCACaccctcctgcctgccccagccccagagctgcTCCCCGCCAACATCACTGGGCGGGAGACAGACACCAAGTCCTGGTGCCAGAAGCTGAACCAGCGGAAGGAGAAGCTCTCCAGGCGGGAACGGGAGCAACAGGCAGAGGCCCAGCACTTCCGGGAGGATGTAAACTCGGATCCCGAGGTGCAGCGCTGCTCTAGCTGGTGGGAGTACAAGCAGCTGCTGCAGAGGCGGCACCTGCAGAAGACCCAGAGCCGCCCCCCACACCTGTGGGACCAGCCTGTCACTCCCTTGCTGAGTCCTGGCCAGGCAGACTCCCCAG CCACAGTCCTTCAGCAGATCTCTGTGCTGCAGATGACACACCTTGCTGATGGCGGTGCCCG GCTGCTGGAGAAGGCTGGGGGCTTGGAGATCAGCTTTGATGTTTACCAGGCCGACGCTGTGGCCTCCTTCCGAAAGAATAACCCTGGCAAGCCCCATGCCCGGATGTGCATTAGTGG GTTTGATGAGCCAGTCCCAGACCTCTGCACTCTCAAGCGATTGTCCTACCAGAGTGGGGATGTTCCTCTGATCTTTGCCCTGGTGGATCATGGAGACATCTCCTTTTACAGCTTCAGGGACTTCACTCTGCCCAGGGATCTGGAACACTGA
- the TSEN54 gene encoding tRNA-splicing endonuclease subunit Sen54 isoform X3 — protein MEPGAEPAAVEVPAGRVLSARELLAARSRSQKLPQRSHGPKDFLPDGSAAQAERLRLCREELWQLLAEERVERLGSLVTAEWRPEEGFVELKSPAGKFWQTMGFSEQGRQRLHPEEALYLLECGSIQLFHQDLPLSLQEAYQLLLTEDTVTFLQYQVFSHLKRLGYVVRRFQPSSILSPYERQLNLDGSAQHLADWHGKRKRSASSRSINKKPKALENPLQGVDGTLERLAASSPPPRNQNSRCPEEKPRESSPVKGPAGPFQLLGSPEPCSVLTREGVGCRNESGKVENGVQGACKPRWNFEQISFPNMASDSRHTLLPAPAPELLPANITGRETDTKSWCQKLNQRKEKLSRREREQQAEAQHFREDVNSDPEVQRCSSWWEYKQLLQRRHLQKTQSRPPHLWDQPVTPLLSPGQADSPGCWRRLGAWRSALMFTRPTLWPPSERITLASPMPGCALVGLMSQSQTSALSSDCPTRVGMFL, from the exons ATGGAGCCCGGAGCTGAGCCCGCCGCCGTGGAGGTTCCCGCCGGGCGCGTGCTCAG cgCCCGGGAGCTCCTCGCCGCCCGCTCGCGGTCCCAGAAGCTCCCCCAGCGCTCTCATGGCCCCAAAGACTTCCTCCCCGACGGCTCGGCGGCCCAGGCCGAGCGGCTGCGCCTGTGCCGCGAGGAGCTCTGGCAGCTGCTGGCCGAGGAGCGCGTGGAGCGCCT GGGCAGCTTGGTGACCGCCGAGTGGAGACCGGAAGAGGGCTTCGTGGAGTTGAAGTCTCCCGCG GGTAAATTCTGGCAGACCATGGGCTTCTCAGAGCAGGGCCGGCAGCGGCTTCACCCCGAAGAGGCTTTGTATCTGCTGGAGTGT GGTTCCATCCAGCTCTTCCACCAAGACCTGCCACTGTCTCTCCAGGAGGCCTACCAGCTGCTGCTGACCGAGGACACTGTGACTTTCCTGCAGTACCAG gtctTCAGCCACCTGAAGAGACTGGGCTATGTGGTTCGACGATTCCAACCAAG CTCGATCTTGTCACCTTACGAGAGGCAGCTGAACTTGGATGGCAGTGCCCAGCACTTGGCAGATTGGCATGGCAAGAGGAAGAGGAGCGCCAGCTCTCG GTCCATTAATAAGAAGCCCAAGGCCCTGGAGAACCCCCTGCAGGGGGTGGATGGGACACTCGAGAGACTGGCAGCCTCCAGCCCACCTCCCCGCAACCAGAACAGCCGATGCCCAGAGGAGAAACCCCGGGAGTCAAGCCCTGTAAAGGGCCCAGCAGGCCCTTTTCAGCTTCTGGGGTCCCCGGAGCCCTGCTCTGTCCTgaccagggagggggtggggtgcagaAACGAGAGTGGCAAAGTAGAGAATGGGGTCCAGGGGGCTTGTAAGCCACGCTGGAACTTTGAGCAGATCTCCTTCCCCAACATGGCTTCAGATAGTCGCCACaccctcctgcctgccccagccccagagctgcTCCCCGCCAACATCACTGGGCGGGAGACAGACACCAAGTCCTGGTGCCAGAAGCTGAACCAGCGGAAGGAGAAGCTCTCCAGGCGGGAACGGGAGCAACAGGCAGAGGCCCAGCACTTCCGGGAGGATGTAAACTCGGATCCCGAGGTGCAGCGCTGCTCTAGCTGGTGGGAGTACAAGCAGCTGCTGCAGAGGCGGCACCTGCAGAAGACCCAGAGCCGCCCCCCACACCTGTGGGACCAGCCTGTCACTCCCTTGCTGAGTCCTGGCCAGGCAGACTCCCCAG GCTGCTGGAGAAGGCTGGGGGCTTGGAGATCAGCTTTGATGTTTACCAGGCCGACGCTGTGGCCTCCTTCCGAAAGAATAACCCTGGCAAGCCCCATGCCCGGATGTGCATTAGTGG GTTTGATGAGCCAGTCCCAGACCTCTGCACTCTCAAGCGATTGTCCTACCAGAGTGGGGATGTTCCTCTGA
- the TSEN54 gene encoding tRNA-splicing endonuclease subunit Sen54 isoform X1: MEPGAEPAAVEVPAGRVLSARELLAARSRSQKLPQRSHGPKDFLPDGSAAQAERLRLCREELWQLLAEERVERLGSLVTAEWRPEEGFVELKSPAGKFWQTMGFSEQGRQRLHPEEALYLLECGSIQLFHQDLPLSLQEAYQLLLTEDTVTFLQYQVFSHLKRLGYVVRRFQPSSILSPYERQLNLDGSAQHLADWHGKRKRSASSRSINKKPKALENPLQGVDGTLERLAASSPPPRNQNSRCPEEKPRESSPVKGPAGPFQLLGSPEPCSVLTREGVGCRNESGKVENGVQGACKPRWNFEQISFPNMASDSRHTLLPAPAPELLPANITGRETDTKSWCQKLNQRKEKLSRREREQQAEAQHFREDVNSDPEVQRCSSWWEYKQLLQRRHLQKTQSRPPHLWDQPVTPLLSPGQADSPATVLQQISVLQMTHLADGGARLLEKAGGLEISFDVYQADAVASFRKNNPGKPHARMCISGFDEPVPDLCTLKRLSYQSGDVPLIFALVDHGDISFYSFRDFTLPRDLEH, from the exons ATGGAGCCCGGAGCTGAGCCCGCCGCCGTGGAGGTTCCCGCCGGGCGCGTGCTCAG cgCCCGGGAGCTCCTCGCCGCCCGCTCGCGGTCCCAGAAGCTCCCCCAGCGCTCTCATGGCCCCAAAGACTTCCTCCCCGACGGCTCGGCGGCCCAGGCCGAGCGGCTGCGCCTGTGCCGCGAGGAGCTCTGGCAGCTGCTGGCCGAGGAGCGCGTGGAGCGCCT GGGCAGCTTGGTGACCGCCGAGTGGAGACCGGAAGAGGGCTTCGTGGAGTTGAAGTCTCCCGCG GGTAAATTCTGGCAGACCATGGGCTTCTCAGAGCAGGGCCGGCAGCGGCTTCACCCCGAAGAGGCTTTGTATCTGCTGGAGTGT GGTTCCATCCAGCTCTTCCACCAAGACCTGCCACTGTCTCTCCAGGAGGCCTACCAGCTGCTGCTGACCGAGGACACTGTGACTTTCCTGCAGTACCAG gtctTCAGCCACCTGAAGAGACTGGGCTATGTGGTTCGACGATTCCAACCAAG CTCGATCTTGTCACCTTACGAGAGGCAGCTGAACTTGGATGGCAGTGCCCAGCACTTGGCAGATTGGCATGGCAAGAGGAAGAGGAGCGCCAGCTCTCG GTCCATTAATAAGAAGCCCAAGGCCCTGGAGAACCCCCTGCAGGGGGTGGATGGGACACTCGAGAGACTGGCAGCCTCCAGCCCACCTCCCCGCAACCAGAACAGCCGATGCCCAGAGGAGAAACCCCGGGAGTCAAGCCCTGTAAAGGGCCCAGCAGGCCCTTTTCAGCTTCTGGGGTCCCCGGAGCCCTGCTCTGTCCTgaccagggagggggtggggtgcagaAACGAGAGTGGCAAAGTAGAGAATGGGGTCCAGGGGGCTTGTAAGCCACGCTGGAACTTTGAGCAGATCTCCTTCCCCAACATGGCTTCAGATAGTCGCCACaccctcctgcctgccccagccccagagctgcTCCCCGCCAACATCACTGGGCGGGAGACAGACACCAAGTCCTGGTGCCAGAAGCTGAACCAGCGGAAGGAGAAGCTCTCCAGGCGGGAACGGGAGCAACAGGCAGAGGCCCAGCACTTCCGGGAGGATGTAAACTCGGATCCCGAGGTGCAGCGCTGCTCTAGCTGGTGGGAGTACAAGCAGCTGCTGCAGAGGCGGCACCTGCAGAAGACCCAGAGCCGCCCCCCACACCTGTGGGACCAGCCTGTCACTCCCTTGCTGAGTCCTGGCCAGGCAGACTCCCCAG CCACAGTCCTTCAGCAGATCTCTGTGCTGCAGATGACACACCTTGCTGATGGCGGTGCCCG GCTGCTGGAGAAGGCTGGGGGCTTGGAGATCAGCTTTGATGTTTACCAGGCCGACGCTGTGGCCTCCTTCCGAAAGAATAACCCTGGCAAGCCCCATGCCCGGATGTGCATTAGTGG GTTTGATGAGCCAGTCCCAGACCTCTGCACTCTCAAGCGATTGTCCTACCAGAGTGGGGATGTTCCTCTGATCTTTGCCCTGGTGGATCATGGAGACATCTCCTTTTACAGCTTCAGGGACTTCACTCTGCCCAGGGATCTGGAACACTGA